From Amycolatopsis sp. cg9, one genomic window encodes:
- a CDS encoding class I SAM-dependent methyltransferase — protein sequence MTDDQFLNPTRATYAIVAESYDRFVPPLAEDVQDRALFTAFADLVGEGPVADLGCGTGRVTAFLAGAGLDVVGVDLSPEMLAVARREHSGLRFSEGSLLALDLPDGGLAGAVAWYSIIHTPPSRLPAVCAELFRVLRPGGYLQLGFHVGDRRHHRSDGYGHDGFSLDIYWLPVERVCALVTEAGFEVVTQVLRDPAARVPQGRVLARKPE from the coding sequence GTGACCGACGACCAGTTCCTGAACCCCACCCGGGCCACGTACGCGATCGTGGCCGAGAGCTACGACCGGTTCGTGCCCCCGCTCGCCGAAGACGTCCAAGACCGCGCGCTGTTCACGGCGTTCGCCGACCTGGTGGGCGAGGGCCCGGTCGCCGACCTCGGCTGCGGCACCGGGCGCGTGACGGCGTTCCTGGCCGGGGCGGGCCTGGACGTCGTCGGTGTCGACCTGTCGCCGGAGATGCTCGCCGTCGCCCGTCGCGAGCACTCCGGCCTGCGGTTTTCCGAGGGATCCTTGCTCGCGCTGGACCTGCCGGACGGCGGTCTAGCCGGCGCGGTGGCGTGGTACTCGATCATCCACACACCGCCGTCGCGGCTGCCGGCCGTGTGCGCCGAGCTGTTCCGGGTGCTGCGCCCGGGCGGCTACCTGCAGCTGGGGTTCCACGTCGGTGACCGGCGGCACCACCGCAGCGACGGCTACGGCCACGACGGGTTTTCGCTCGACATCTACTGGCTGCCGGTGGAGCGGGTCTGCGCGCTGGTGACCGAGGCCGGGTTCGAGGTCGTCACGCAGGTGCTGCGCGATCCGGCGGCGCGGGTGCCGCAGGGGAGGGTGCTGGCGCGGAAACCGGAGTGA
- a CDS encoding chitinase encodes MRRRLVAVLSAFAAAALVLGVPAATGQAPQAAAAACSGPNWVAGQWYDVGAVVKYTNGSYYRAKNANPGYDPIISTWYWEPYSCDGGGGGTTCSYPNWVAGQWYDVGAIVKYTNGSYYRAKNANPGYDPIISTWYWEPYSCGGGTDPGNPGSFVVSEAQFNQIFPGRNSFYSYSGLTAALSAYPGFANTGSDTVKKQEAAAFLANVNHETGGLVYIVEQNTANYPHYCDWNQSYGCPAGQAAYYGRGPIQLSWNFNYKAAGDALGIDLLGNPWQVEQNSAVAWKTGLWYWNTQSGPGTMTPHNAMVNSRGFGETIRSINGSIECNGGNPAQVESRVSKYRQIASVLGVDPGANLYC; translated from the coding sequence TTGAGAAGACGTCTTGTCGCGGTCCTGTCAGCGTTCGCCGCCGCCGCACTCGTGCTCGGCGTGCCCGCCGCCACCGGTCAGGCCCCGCAGGCCGCGGCCGCCGCCTGCAGCGGGCCCAACTGGGTCGCCGGCCAGTGGTACGACGTCGGCGCGGTCGTCAAGTACACCAACGGCAGCTACTACCGCGCCAAGAACGCCAACCCGGGCTACGACCCCATCATCAGCACCTGGTACTGGGAGCCCTACAGCTGCGACGGCGGGGGCGGCGGCACCACGTGCAGCTACCCGAACTGGGTCGCGGGCCAGTGGTACGACGTCGGTGCGATCGTCAAGTACACCAACGGCAGCTACTACCGCGCCAAGAACGCCAACCCGGGCTACGACCCCATCATCAGCACCTGGTACTGGGAGCCCTACAGCTGCGGCGGCGGCACCGACCCGGGCAACCCCGGCTCGTTCGTCGTCAGCGAGGCCCAGTTCAACCAGATCTTCCCCGGCCGCAACAGCTTCTACAGCTACAGCGGCCTGACCGCGGCCCTGTCGGCGTACCCCGGCTTCGCGAACACGGGCAGTGACACCGTGAAGAAGCAGGAAGCGGCCGCGTTCCTGGCGAACGTCAACCACGAGACCGGCGGGCTCGTCTACATCGTCGAGCAGAACACGGCCAACTACCCGCACTACTGCGACTGGAACCAGTCCTACGGCTGCCCGGCCGGCCAGGCCGCCTACTACGGCCGCGGCCCGATCCAGTTGAGCTGGAACTTCAACTACAAGGCCGCCGGCGACGCGCTCGGCATCGACCTGCTCGGCAACCCCTGGCAGGTCGAGCAGAACTCGGCCGTCGCGTGGAAGACCGGGCTCTGGTACTGGAACACCCAGAGCGGTCCCGGCACGATGACCCCGCACAACGCGATGGTCAACAGCCGCGGGTTCGGCGAGACCATCCGCAGCATCAACGGCTCGATCGAGTGCAACGGCGGCAACCCCGCCCAGGTCGAAAGCCGGGTCTCGAAGTACCGCCAGATCGCCTCGGTCCTCGGGGTCGACCCCGGCGCGAACCTCTACTGCTGA
- a CDS encoding AraC family transcriptional regulator — translation MRGTTVPLGTPCPTPRAGELPMHRLEVPAPHAPPIAVGTFDELGPLSRAEFPHRHTFHELVHVTGGTGTHVVELARWPLRPPHLGFIAPGQVHQWADVRGLTGHVVVFTDEFLLDYPADRELLRRLSARPWLELDARANAGVTRLIADLADEHRRGGEESESVLRALLHVLVVRAGRLPGTPEAPPAPAGAVAAEFARLAARTELGLWSVTAHAERIGVTPGHLTEAVKAATGRTAAQLLREARTREAQRFLLRTDLTVRQVASRVGFADPAYFCRFFRRETGLSPGDFRRGGEIHHD, via the coding sequence ATGCGCGGTACCACCGTTCCGCTGGGGACCCCCTGCCCGACACCGCGGGCGGGCGAACTGCCGATGCACCGGCTGGAGGTGCCTGCCCCGCACGCGCCCCCGATCGCCGTCGGCACCTTCGACGAGCTCGGGCCGCTGTCGCGCGCGGAGTTCCCGCACCGGCACACCTTCCACGAGCTCGTCCACGTCACCGGCGGCACCGGCACGCACGTCGTCGAGCTGGCGCGCTGGCCGCTGCGCCCGCCCCACCTCGGCTTCATCGCGCCGGGGCAGGTGCACCAGTGGGCGGACGTCCGCGGCCTCACCGGCCACGTCGTCGTGTTCACCGACGAGTTCCTCCTCGACTACCCGGCCGACCGCGAGCTGCTGCGCCGGCTGAGCGCGCGGCCGTGGCTGGAACTGGACGCCCGCGCGAACGCCGGCGTCACGCGGCTGATCGCCGACCTGGCGGACGAACACCGCCGCGGCGGCGAGGAATCCGAGTCGGTGCTGCGCGCGCTGCTGCACGTCCTCGTCGTGCGCGCGGGCCGGCTGCCGGGGACGCCGGAAGCGCCGCCCGCGCCCGCCGGGGCGGTGGCGGCGGAGTTCGCCCGGCTCGCCGCCCGCACCGAACTCGGGCTGTGGTCGGTGACCGCGCACGCCGAACGCATCGGCGTCACCCCCGGTCACCTCACCGAAGCGGTGAAGGCGGCGACCGGCCGCACCGCCGCGCAGCTGCTGCGCGAGGCGCGGACCCGGGAGGCGCAGCGGTTCCTGCTCCGGACGGACCTGACCGTCCGGCAGGTCGCGAGCCGCGTCGGGTTCGCCGACCCCGCCTACTTCTGCCGGTTCTTCCGCCGGGAGACCGGGCTCAGCCCCGGCGACTTCCGGCGCGGCGGGGAGATTCACCACGACTGA
- a CDS encoding carbohydrate-binding protein — protein sequence MDEENKLSRKTVLKAALAAGVAAPVALIGGPALARTTVAAGTVPALTPECHDGDEPTIAQTEGPYFKPNSPERTNLVTPGTQGTRLTVTGYVFGLACQPVNRALLDFWQADVNGAYDNTGYTFRGHQYTNAQGAFTLSTIVPGLYPGRTRHIHVKVQAPGRPILTTQLYFPNEPRNNTDTIFDARLLMTVRDNGSAKEAAFDFVLNVPQTGTPTPPTSTTTPTGGPTSTPPGGTSWAVGTSYAAGARVTYGGQGYVCLQGHTAQPGWEPPNVPALWRAG from the coding sequence ATGGACGAAGAGAACAAGCTCAGCCGCAAGACGGTGCTCAAGGCCGCGCTCGCGGCGGGCGTCGCCGCGCCGGTCGCGCTGATCGGCGGCCCCGCGCTCGCCCGCACCACCGTCGCCGCCGGCACCGTCCCGGCGCTGACCCCGGAGTGCCACGACGGCGACGAGCCGACCATCGCGCAGACCGAAGGCCCGTACTTCAAGCCGAACTCGCCCGAGCGGACCAACCTCGTCACGCCCGGCACCCAGGGCACCCGGCTCACCGTCACCGGGTACGTCTTCGGCCTCGCGTGCCAGCCGGTCAACCGCGCCCTGCTGGACTTCTGGCAGGCGGACGTCAACGGCGCCTACGACAACACCGGCTACACCTTCCGCGGCCACCAGTACACCAACGCCCAAGGCGCGTTCACGCTGTCCACGATCGTGCCCGGCCTCTACCCGGGCCGGACGCGGCACATCCACGTCAAGGTGCAGGCCCCCGGCCGGCCGATCCTGACCACGCAGCTCTACTTCCCCAACGAGCCGCGCAACAACACCGACACGATCTTCGACGCGCGGCTGCTGATGACCGTGCGCGACAACGGCTCCGCGAAGGAGGCCGCGTTCGACTTCGTGCTCAACGTGCCGCAGACCGGCACCCCGACGCCACCGACGTCCACGACGACGCCGACCGGCGGACCGACCTCCACGCCACCCGGGGGCACCTCCTGGGCGGTGGGCACCAGTTACGCGGCGGGTGCCCGGGTCACCTACGGCGGGCAGGGGTACGTGTGCCTGCAGGGGCACACCGCCCAGCCGGGCTGGGAACCCCCGAACGTCCCCGCCCTGTGGCGGGCCGGGTGA
- a CDS encoding Lrp/AsnC family transcriptional regulator, protein MTTLDAVDRALVHALHVDGRAPFTKIGDVLGVSTQTVARRYRRLRAEASLRVVGLPDPQRAGQAEWMVRLTATPQAAQDIAHALARRADTAWIKLVSGGTEICVNVQTPAASDHSLLLRDIPRTASVTAVSAHQLLHRYFGGPTAWLGRANSLDAAQVAALTPPATGGGKPLTGDDTDLLAALQRDGRASLAELATATGWSAATVARRLADLQAGGTVFFDLEIDPAPLGATTQALLWMAVAPAHLDHVAKTLATHEELALVAATTGPANLVALALCPDAAALHRYLTRRLGALDEVRTLETAPVLRTIKAAASR, encoded by the coding sequence ATGACCACCCTGGACGCCGTCGACCGCGCGCTGGTCCACGCGCTGCACGTCGACGGCCGGGCGCCGTTCACGAAGATCGGTGACGTCCTCGGCGTCTCGACGCAGACCGTCGCGCGGCGCTACCGGCGGCTTCGCGCCGAAGCGTCCCTTCGCGTCGTCGGCTTGCCGGATCCGCAACGCGCCGGGCAGGCCGAGTGGATGGTCCGGCTGACCGCGACGCCGCAGGCCGCGCAGGACATCGCCCACGCGCTCGCGCGCCGCGCGGACACCGCGTGGATCAAGCTCGTGTCCGGCGGCACCGAGATCTGCGTGAACGTCCAGACGCCGGCCGCGAGCGATCATTCGCTGCTGCTGCGCGACATCCCGCGCACGGCGAGCGTCACCGCGGTGTCGGCGCACCAGCTGCTGCACCGCTACTTCGGCGGCCCGACCGCGTGGCTCGGCCGGGCGAACTCGCTCGACGCGGCGCAGGTCGCGGCGTTGACGCCACCGGCGACGGGCGGAGGCAAGCCGCTGACCGGCGACGACACCGATTTACTGGCCGCACTGCAGCGGGACGGCCGCGCGAGCCTCGCCGAACTGGCCACCGCGACCGGCTGGTCGGCGGCGACCGTCGCGCGCCGGCTGGCGGACCTCCAGGCCGGCGGCACGGTGTTCTTCGACCTCGAGATCGACCCGGCGCCGCTGGGCGCGACGACGCAGGCGCTGCTCTGGATGGCCGTGGCGCCGGCGCACCTCGACCACGTCGCGAAGACCCTCGCCACGCACGAAGAACTCGCGCTCGTCGCCGCCACGACCGGCCCGGCCAACCTGGTCGCGCTGGCCCTCTGCCCGGACGCGGCCGCGCTGCACCGCTACCTGACCCGCCGGTTGGGCGCGCTCGACGAGGTCCGGACACTGGAGACCGCGCCCGTGCTGCGGACGATCAAGGCCGCCGCGTCCCGCTGA
- a CDS encoding zf-HC2 domain-containing protein — protein sequence MGRYDRTDLGAYSLGLLETAEAARVERHLAACQDCRQEVREFEAVRGMLDHLAQVKST from the coding sequence ATGGGCCGGTACGACCGGACCGACCTCGGGGCCTACAGCCTGGGGTTGCTCGAGACCGCCGAGGCGGCACGCGTGGAGCGGCACCTGGCGGCGTGCCAGGACTGCCGCCAGGAGGTCCGCGAGTTCGAGGCCGTCCGCGGCATGCTCGACCACCTCGCCCAGGTCAAGTCCACTTAG
- a CDS encoding thioesterase II family protein, producing MSISIEAAEWIRRFHPAPAAPARLVCFPHAGGSASYFHPVSAALAPSVEVLAVQYPGRQDRYAEPPVDDLFVLADQLVEVLAPELTGPVAFFGHSMGASLAFEVARRLEERGTRLLALFVSGRRAPSAFRDERVHEKDDDELLAEVKRLSGTDSRVLEDDEILRMVLPALRSDYKAAELYRYRPGPDVGCPVVALIGDRDPKVTEAEARQWAERTSGEFELRTYPGGHFYLNDHAAAVIRLIGERLAR from the coding sequence ATGAGCATTTCCATCGAAGCCGCGGAGTGGATCCGGCGCTTCCACCCGGCGCCGGCCGCGCCGGCGCGGCTGGTGTGCTTCCCGCACGCCGGGGGATCGGCGAGCTACTTCCACCCCGTGTCGGCGGCGCTGGCCCCGTCGGTGGAGGTGCTGGCCGTGCAGTACCCCGGCCGCCAGGACCGGTACGCCGAACCGCCGGTGGACGACCTGTTCGTGCTGGCCGACCAGCTGGTGGAGGTGCTCGCCCCGGAGCTCACCGGGCCGGTCGCGTTCTTCGGCCACAGCATGGGCGCCAGCCTGGCGTTCGAGGTGGCGCGGCGGCTCGAGGAACGCGGTACGCGGCTGCTCGCCCTGTTCGTCTCCGGGCGGCGCGCGCCTTCGGCGTTCCGCGACGAGCGGGTCCACGAGAAGGACGACGACGAGCTGCTGGCCGAGGTCAAGCGGCTCAGCGGCACCGACTCGCGGGTGCTGGAGGACGACGAGATCCTCCGCATGGTGCTGCCCGCGCTGCGCAGCGACTACAAGGCGGCGGAGCTCTACCGTTACCGCCCGGGCCCGGACGTCGGCTGCCCGGTGGTCGCCTTGATCGGCGACCGCGACCCGAAGGTCACCGAGGCCGAGGCGCGGCAGTGGGCGGAGCGGACGTCCGGCGAGTTCGAGCTGCGCACTTACCCGGGCGGCCACTTCTACCTCAACGACCACGCCGCGGCGGTCATCCGGCTGATCGGCGAACGGCTCGCCCGCTGA